A genomic stretch from Nilaparvata lugens isolate BPH chromosome 8, ASM1435652v1, whole genome shotgun sequence includes:
- the LOC111055888 gene encoding uncharacterized protein LOC111055888: MPVGGRVAGKVGIYSNVRDSHNFSGLNEEIIWISIGMGITIAILITIALCYLLYEKCKRKRSPLYTPA; encoded by the exons ATGCCTGTTGGAGGAAGAGTTGCAGGCAAAGTTGGAATCTATTCCAACGTCAGAGACA GTCACAACTTCTCGGGCCTGAACGAAGAGATAATCTGGATCTCGATCGGCATGGGTATCACAATCGCCATCCTCATCACGATCGCACTCTGCTACCTGCTCTACGAGAAGTGCAAACGCAAACGCTCGCCCTTGTATACGCCCGCCTGA